In the genome of Massilibacillus massiliensis, one region contains:
- the ttdB gene encoding L(+)-tartrate dehydratase subunit beta, with product MTKKILTTPIKAEDLEDINVGDIVYLNGYITTCRDVAHRRLIEEGRKLPVDLDGGAIFHAGPIIRPLGDEKYEMVSVGPTTSMRMEKFEEEFIKQTGVKLIVGKGGMGDGTMKGCQKHKALHAVFPAGCAVVAATCVEKIESANWKDLGMPETLWTCKVKEFGPLIVSIDTHGRNLFEENKVIFNEKKEEAIAEICEQVRFIK from the coding sequence ATGACAAAGAAAATTTTAACAACGCCGATCAAAGCGGAAGATTTAGAAGATATTAACGTAGGCGATATTGTCTATTTAAACGGTTATATTACAACGTGCCGCGATGTCGCACACCGCCGCCTGATTGAAGAGGGACGAAAACTTCCCGTCGATCTCGATGGCGGAGCCATTTTTCATGCAGGCCCGATTATTCGTCCATTGGGGGATGAAAAATATGAAATGGTATCCGTTGGACCAACGACAAGCATGCGCATGGAAAAATTTGAAGAAGAATTTATTAAACAAACCGGGGTTAAACTCATTGTCGGCAAAGGCGGCATGGGCGATGGCACAATGAAAGGCTGCCAGAAGCATAAGGCACTTCATGCGGTTTTCCCCGCAGGCTGTGCCGTTGTTGCGGCAACTTGTGTTGAAAAAATTGAGTCTGCGAATTGGAAAGATCTTGGCATGCCAGAGACGCTCTGGACTTGTAAAGTGAAAGAATTCGGTCCGCTTATTGTTTCCATTGATACACATGGCCGCAATTTGTTTGAGGAAAACAAAGTTATTTTTAACGAAAAAAAGGAAGAAGCAATTGCCGAAATTTGCGAACAGGTGCGTTTCATTAAGTAA